The following are encoded in a window of Kitasatospora fiedleri genomic DNA:
- a CDS encoding helix-turn-helix domain-containing protein, with amino-acid sequence MDPALPVGERIKMCRERAGKSRAVVAGLVGRSTEWLKAAENGRLLPPRLPMLTKLAEAIGVGLQELTGDLAMPAALLSGPEHPALRAVRRAIDSAPLGLSVGPVPDLRAVEAQVSAAWALRDASGAHRTALGDVLPSLITVTSAAASHPQVSDRRQAAILYASALNLAQMFVSYQGDGNLVWRVSERALATARAADSPTAIAQAVWFLLEAFRTSGQWDSAHTLGEEALRLLDPVRGDSPELAGAWASLAFQEACTYAVEGVGGLAWHWFDRAAEVASVLPAASWHSPTSVSGRIVPVHAVTVAVELRQVGTALRWAGRVSPDELPARPRRSRHMIETARAHALRGDHRQVVEMLTDAVAAAPDSVRWNAYARGMARDLLSGPQSIRADARDLALTIGVAA; translated from the coding sequence ATGGACCCCGCGCTGCCCGTCGGCGAGCGCATCAAGATGTGCCGAGAGCGCGCGGGCAAGTCCCGCGCCGTGGTGGCTGGGCTGGTCGGTCGGTCGACCGAGTGGCTGAAGGCAGCGGAGAACGGGCGCCTACTCCCTCCGCGGCTGCCCATGCTGACGAAGCTGGCGGAGGCGATCGGCGTCGGACTCCAGGAGCTGACAGGCGACCTGGCGATGCCCGCCGCGCTGCTGTCCGGCCCCGAGCACCCGGCACTCCGGGCGGTCCGCAGGGCGATCGACTCAGCACCGCTGGGGCTGTCGGTAGGACCGGTGCCGGACCTGCGTGCCGTGGAGGCCCAGGTGTCGGCGGCATGGGCACTGAGGGACGCTTCCGGCGCCCACCGCACCGCGCTGGGGGACGTACTCCCGAGCTTGATCACGGTGACGTCGGCTGCCGCCTCCCACCCGCAGGTGAGTGACCGGCGCCAGGCCGCGATCCTGTACGCGAGTGCGCTCAACCTCGCGCAGATGTTCGTTTCGTACCAGGGGGACGGCAATTTGGTCTGGCGTGTCTCGGAGCGCGCGCTCGCAACAGCGCGTGCGGCCGACTCGCCGACCGCCATCGCGCAGGCCGTCTGGTTTCTCCTGGAGGCGTTCAGGACGTCCGGCCAGTGGGACAGCGCGCACACGCTCGGGGAAGAGGCGCTGAGGCTGCTGGACCCCGTCCGCGGCGACTCGCCCGAGCTGGCCGGCGCGTGGGCGAGCCTGGCGTTCCAGGAAGCATGCACCTACGCCGTGGAGGGCGTGGGCGGGCTGGCCTGGCACTGGTTCGACCGGGCCGCTGAGGTCGCGTCCGTCCTGCCTGCCGCCTCTTGGCACTCGCCGACGTCCGTCTCTGGCCGGATCGTGCCCGTCCACGCGGTGACCGTCGCGGTGGAGCTGCGGCAGGTGGGCACCGCTCTCCGCTGGGCGGGGCGAGTCAGCCCGGACGAGCTGCCGGCCCGTCCGCGACGGAGCCGACACATGATCGAAACTGCTCGCGCGCACGCGCTCCGTGGCGATCATCGACAGGTCGTTGAGATGTTGACGGACGCCGTCGCCGCTGCGCCGGACAGCGTGCGGTGGAACGCATATGCACGGGGCATGGCCCGTGACCTGCTGTCCGGTCCGCAGTCGATCCGAGCGGACGCGCGGGACCTGGCACTGACGATCGGCGTCGCGGCGTAG
- a CDS encoding GntR family transcriptional regulator — MDEPSPGTVDPDRPVYVYVQVADDLAAQIAAGRLAAGSMLPSERDLAALYGVAYLTIRRAIRELRERGLVTTLPAKGTYVTSQPPERPTP; from the coding sequence GTGGACGAACCATCGCCCGGCACCGTCGACCCCGACCGCCCTGTCTATGTGTACGTGCAGGTAGCCGACGATCTGGCCGCGCAGATAGCGGCAGGCCGCCTGGCTGCGGGCTCGATGCTGCCCAGCGAGAGGGACTTGGCTGCCCTCTACGGCGTCGCCTACCTCACGATCCGTCGAGCGATCCGGGAGCTGCGCGAGCGCGGGCTCGTGACCACGCTCCCCGCCAAGGGCACCTACGTGACATCCCAGCCTCCCGAGCGTCCTACACCCTGA
- a CDS encoding exodeoxyribonuclease III: protein MHSIITTVNVNGIRAAAKKGFLEWIDGTESEVVCLQEVRAEAGQFDDVLARLDGWHGVWAPAAAKGRAGVAVLSRRAPEATRIGFGSAEFDSSGRYAELDLPGLTVASLYLPSGEVGTARQDEKERFMAEFLLHLGELRARAAAEGREVVVCGDWNIAHREADLRNWKANRKKAGFLPEERAWFSRVLDDHGYVDVLRHHHPDQDGPYSWWSYRGRAFDNDAGWRIDAICTSPGIATRCVNAYVERPVSAAARWSDHAPVTAVFEANA from the coding sequence GTGCACAGCATCATCACGACAGTCAACGTCAACGGAATCCGGGCGGCCGCCAAGAAGGGCTTCCTGGAGTGGATCGACGGCACCGAGTCCGAGGTGGTCTGCCTCCAGGAGGTGCGCGCCGAGGCCGGGCAGTTCGACGACGTGCTGGCTCGGCTCGACGGGTGGCACGGCGTCTGGGCCCCCGCCGCGGCCAAGGGGCGGGCCGGGGTGGCGGTGCTCTCCCGCCGTGCGCCCGAGGCCACCCGGATCGGCTTCGGGTCCGCCGAGTTCGACTCCTCCGGCCGCTACGCCGAGCTCGACCTGCCCGGTCTGACGGTCGCCTCGCTGTACCTCCCCTCCGGCGAGGTGGGCACCGCGCGGCAGGACGAGAAGGAGCGCTTCATGGCCGAGTTCCTGCTCCACCTCGGCGAGCTGCGGGCCCGCGCGGCGGCGGAGGGCCGCGAGGTGGTGGTCTGCGGCGACTGGAACATCGCCCACCGCGAGGCCGACCTGCGCAACTGGAAGGCCAACCGGAAGAAGGCCGGCTTCCTCCCCGAGGAGCGCGCCTGGTTCTCCCGCGTCCTCGACGACCACGGCTACGTGGACGTCCTGCGCCACCACCACCCCGACCAGGACGGCCCCTACTCCTGGTGGTCCTACCGCGGCCGCGCCTTCGACAACGACGCCGGCTGGCGCATCGACGCAATCTGCACATCGCCTGGTATCGCTACCCGCTGCGTGAACGCCTATGTAGAGCGGCCGGTCAGCGCGGCTGCGCGCTGGTCCGACCACGCCCCGGTCACGGCGGTGTTCGAGGCCAACGCCTAA
- a CDS encoding GntR family transcriptional regulator, with product MGQGTLAAVAEPKYWHLRTVLLRTMDTEFSTGQVLPNERELSARFGVARATLRQALDQLELEGRLVRRRGIGTLIAAPRVGIPVGGRESGRPGAARDGQEWTVVDCTTGPATAALARTLGLAEGDQVHTVRRLRTVQGVTVAAESLHVPSAALPHLAVVVKGGDRARGVLRQLERIGVDGESRSVELGVAEAAEAALLERPPGTPVLVVTTQYVTAGRLVAVGISTYRADTCKLTFGESGAAVQVTSAVPVAAAVS from the coding sequence GTGGGGCAAGGAACGCTCGCGGCGGTGGCGGAGCCGAAGTACTGGCACCTGCGCACGGTGCTGCTGCGCACCATGGACACCGAGTTCTCCACCGGCCAGGTGCTGCCCAACGAGCGGGAGCTCTCGGCGCGCTTCGGCGTGGCCCGGGCCACCCTCCGGCAGGCCCTGGACCAGCTGGAGCTGGAGGGCCGTCTGGTCCGCCGCCGCGGCATCGGCACGCTGATCGCCGCCCCGCGGGTGGGCATCCCGGTCGGCGGGCGCGAGTCCGGCCGCCCCGGCGCCGCCCGCGACGGGCAGGAGTGGACGGTGGTGGACTGCACCACCGGCCCCGCCACCGCCGCGCTGGCCCGCACCCTGGGCCTGGCCGAGGGCGACCAGGTGCACACCGTGCGCCGCCTGCGGACCGTCCAGGGCGTGACGGTCGCCGCCGAGTCGCTGCACGTGCCCTCCGCCGCGCTGCCGCACCTGGCCGTGGTGGTGAAGGGCGGCGACCGGGCCCGCGGCGTGCTGCGCCAGCTGGAGCGGATCGGCGTCGACGGCGAGTCCCGCTCGGTGGAACTGGGCGTCGCGGAGGCCGCCGAGGCCGCGCTGCTGGAGCGCCCCCCGGGCACTCCGGTACTGGTGGTCACCACGCAGTACGTGACGGCCGGCCGGCTGGTCGCGGTCGGGATCTCCACCTACCGGGCCGACACCTGCAAGCTGACCTTCGGCGAGTCCGGCGCGGCCGTCCAGGTCACCTCCGCCGTCCCGGTCGCCGCCGCCGTCTCCTGA
- a CDS encoding class I SAM-dependent methyltransferase, whose protein sequence is MGNDTAAAHPPVHPTVHPPVRPVAGEDAEFVRAHTSPGPVPFVPEVRLRMAGDAIELWETTERARGREGLPPPFWAFPWAGGVAVARYVLDHPELVRGRRVLDLAAGSGLVGVAAALSGAAGVRAAEIDAYAVASIEVNAQLNDVAVTAELADVLDGDGAPDEVVLAGDVFYERTMAARFLPFLERAAARGATVVVGDPGRAYLPRGRFSALAEYTVPVAADLEDAAEKSTTVWALRG, encoded by the coding sequence ATGGGGAACGACACTGCCGCAGCGCACCCGCCCGTGCACCCGACCGTGCACCCGCCCGTGCGCCCGGTCGCCGGGGAAGACGCCGAGTTCGTCCGCGCCCACACCAGTCCCGGGCCGGTGCCGTTCGTGCCCGAGGTGCGGCTGCGGATGGCGGGGGACGCCATCGAGCTGTGGGAGACCACCGAGCGGGCGCGCGGACGGGAGGGGCTGCCGCCGCCGTTCTGGGCGTTCCCCTGGGCGGGCGGGGTGGCGGTGGCCCGGTACGTCCTGGACCATCCCGAACTGGTGCGCGGACGCCGGGTGTTGGACCTGGCGGCGGGCTCCGGCCTGGTCGGCGTCGCGGCGGCGCTGAGCGGCGCGGCCGGGGTGCGGGCGGCGGAGATCGACGCCTACGCGGTGGCCTCGATCGAGGTGAACGCGCAGCTCAACGACGTCGCGGTGACGGCCGAACTGGCCGACGTGCTGGACGGTGACGGCGCGCCGGACGAGGTGGTGCTGGCGGGCGACGTGTTCTACGAGCGGACGATGGCGGCCCGCTTCCTGCCGTTCCTGGAACGGGCCGCCGCCCGGGGCGCGACCGTGGTGGTCGGCGACCCGGGGCGGGCCTACCTGCCGCGCGGGCGCTTCAGCGCGCTCGCCGAGTACACCGTCCCGGTCGCCGCCGACCTGGAGGACGCGGCCGAGAAGTCCACCACGGTGTGGGCGCTGCGCGGCTGA
- a CDS encoding GNAT family N-acetyltransferase: MSEYELRAARPEDIDAVLAFWAESAEGTSISDDRAGVARLLERDPQALLLAEHEGAILGTVIAGWDGWRCHLYRLAVHPAARRRGIGTALLDAAHARFAQAGGRRADAMVLEHNALGRAAWEAAGYGREDQWRRWTRPLDGDPAAS; the protein is encoded by the coding sequence ATGAGCGAGTACGAACTGCGGGCCGCCCGCCCCGAGGACATCGACGCGGTGCTGGCGTTCTGGGCCGAGTCCGCCGAGGGCACCAGCATCAGCGACGACCGGGCGGGCGTCGCCCGGCTGCTGGAACGCGACCCGCAGGCCCTGCTCCTGGCCGAGCACGAGGGCGCGATCCTCGGCACGGTGATCGCCGGGTGGGACGGCTGGCGCTGCCACCTCTATCGGCTGGCCGTCCACCCCGCCGCCCGCCGCCGGGGCATCGGCACCGCCCTGCTCGACGCCGCGCACGCCCGCTTCGCGCAGGCCGGCGGCCGCCGGGCCGACGCGATGGTGCTGGAGCACAACGCGCTCGGCCGAGCCGCCTGGGAGGCCGCCGGCTACGGGCGCGAGGACCAGTGGCGCCGCTGGACCAGGCCGCTGGACGGCGACCCCGCCGCGTCCTGA
- a CDS encoding GNAT family N-acetyltransferase, protein MAVDLHRFTALAPNVRRTLLDVYADVRAPLLDHPNYRVRAFADRLDQHATTPGFTLVLAVAAPGEGGGGNGGGAIGYAYGTTVGPSDGYWQRLAEPLPADFTATPVLALREIGVRAPWRGTGTARLIHDALLADRPEQRAALMVNPLAGEGKVLRRYESWGYRRFNSQRSTPLSPELTAMIRPILPIRPILPIRPILP, encoded by the coding sequence GTGGCCGTCGACCTGCACCGATTCACCGCCCTCGCGCCGAACGTCCGGCGGACGCTGCTGGACGTGTACGCGGACGTCCGGGCACCGCTGCTGGACCACCCGAACTACCGGGTCCGGGCCTTCGCCGACCGCCTCGACCAGCACGCCACCACCCCGGGCTTCACCCTCGTCCTGGCCGTGGCCGCCCCCGGCGAGGGCGGGGGCGGGAACGGGGGCGGCGCGATCGGCTACGCCTACGGCACCACCGTCGGACCCTCGGACGGCTACTGGCAGCGCCTGGCCGAGCCGCTGCCCGCGGACTTCACCGCGACCCCGGTGCTGGCCCTCCGGGAGATCGGCGTCCGGGCCCCCTGGCGGGGCACCGGAACGGCCCGCCTGATCCACGACGCCCTGCTCGCCGACCGCCCGGAGCAGCGCGCCGCCCTGATGGTCAACCCGCTGGCGGGCGAGGGCAAGGTGCTCCGGCGGTACGAGAGCTGGGGCTACCGCAGGTTCAACTCCCAGCGCTCGACGCCGCTCTCCCCGGAGCTGACGGCGATGATCCGCCCGATCCTCCCGATCCGCCCGATCCTCCCGATCCGCCCGATCCTCCCCTGA
- a CDS encoding ABC transporter ATP-binding protein translates to MTELIDRPPLADRPLSPTGALLRVRGLHVAFGGRPAVRGVDFALGAGESLGIVGESGSGKSTTALALLRMLPAGGLITGGAVELDGQDLAGLPEEALRAVRGRRIAMIFQDPMSSLNPVLSVGRQLDEALRAHGGRRSKAERAARAVELLELVGVPKAASRLGDFPHRFSGGQRQRIMIALALAHDAQVLVADEPTTALDPTVQRQILRLLARINRERGTALVVISHDLGVIAETCSRLLVMRDGEVVEQGTVERLLTAPQHPYTKTLLAAVPRLDAPSRAAANSTPGAEPLLVVHGLAKGYGPRRRRTAALESVDLELHPGETLGLVGESGSGKSTLARALVGAHAPDAGGISFAGQPLDGRRARREIQMVFQDPYASLNPRLTVGRIIAEPLIAHRIGDRAQRQARVAELLEQVGLEASAAARSPREFSGGQRQRIGIARALAPEPSVLVCDEPVSALDVSIQAQVIKLLARLQRELGLAVLFIAHDLAVVRQVSHRIAVLHRGRIVESGPADRVVTAPEHPYTAELLAAVPALPTPTSGSLL, encoded by the coding sequence ATGACCGAATTGATCGACCGCCCGCCGCTGGCGGACCGACCCCTCTCCCCCACCGGCGCGTTGCTGCGGGTGCGCGGACTGCACGTGGCGTTCGGGGGGCGGCCGGCGGTGCGCGGGGTGGACTTCGCCCTGGGGGCCGGGGAGAGCCTGGGGATCGTCGGCGAGTCCGGGTCGGGCAAGTCGACGACCGCGCTGGCGCTGCTGCGGATGCTGCCCGCCGGGGGCCTGATCACCGGCGGGGCGGTGGAGCTGGACGGGCAGGACCTGGCCGGGCTGCCGGAGGAGGCGCTGCGGGCGGTGCGCGGCCGGCGGATCGCGATGATCTTCCAGGACCCGATGTCCTCGCTGAACCCGGTGCTCTCGGTGGGCCGCCAGCTGGACGAGGCGCTGCGGGCGCACGGCGGGCGCCGGTCGAAGGCCGAACGGGCCGCGCGGGCGGTGGAGTTGCTGGAGCTGGTGGGGGTGCCGAAGGCGGCGTCCCGGCTGGGCGACTTCCCGCACCGGTTCTCCGGCGGCCAGCGCCAGCGCATCATGATCGCCCTGGCGCTGGCGCACGACGCCCAGGTGCTGGTCGCGGACGAGCCGACCACCGCGCTGGACCCGACCGTGCAGCGGCAGATCCTGCGCCTGCTGGCCCGGATCAACCGGGAGCGCGGCACCGCACTGGTGGTGATCAGCCACGACCTGGGCGTGATCGCCGAGACCTGCTCCCGGCTGCTGGTGATGCGCGACGGCGAGGTGGTCGAACAGGGCACCGTCGAACGGCTTCTGACGGCACCTCAGCACCCCTACACCAAGACCCTGTTGGCGGCGGTGCCACGGCTGGACGCACCGTCCCGGGCCGCCGCGAACAGCACGCCCGGCGCCGAACCGCTGCTGGTGGTGCACGGGTTGGCGAAGGGGTACGGTCCGCGGCGGCGGCGGACGGCGGCGCTGGAGTCCGTCGACCTGGAGCTGCACCCCGGCGAGACGCTGGGCCTGGTCGGCGAGTCCGGGTCGGGGAAGTCCACGCTGGCCCGGGCCCTGGTGGGCGCGCACGCGCCCGACGCGGGCGGCATCAGCTTCGCCGGGCAGCCGCTGGACGGCCGGCGGGCCCGCCGGGAGATCCAGATGGTCTTCCAGGACCCGTACGCCTCGCTGAACCCGCGGCTGACGGTGGGCCGGATCATCGCCGAGCCGCTGATCGCGCACCGGATCGGCGACCGGGCGCAGCGGCAGGCCAGGGTGGCCGAACTGCTGGAGCAGGTGGGCCTGGAGGCGTCGGCGGCGGCCCGGTCGCCGCGCGAGTTCTCCGGCGGGCAGCGGCAGCGGATCGGCATCGCGCGGGCGCTGGCCCCGGAGCCGAGCGTCCTGGTGTGCGACGAGCCGGTCTCCGCGCTGGACGTGTCGATCCAGGCCCAGGTGATCAAGCTGCTGGCGCGCCTGCAACGGGAGTTGGGGCTGGCGGTGCTGTTCATCGCGCACGACCTGGCGGTGGTGCGGCAGGTCAGCCACCGGATCGCGGTGCTGCACCGCGGCCGGATCGTGGAGAGCGGCCCGGCCGACCGGGTCGTCACCGCGCCCGAACACCCTTACACCGCCGAACTGTTGGCGGCCGTCCCGGCCCTGCCCACCCCTACCTCCGGGAGCCTGCTGTGA
- a CDS encoding ABC transporter permease → MTTISFPLVARSRNRYVAGLLTWRGVSGLVLVGTVALAGLLAPLLAGADPDAQGPQALAGPSGAHPLGTDDIGRDLLSRLLHGILTDLSIILTAVPAGALTGAGLALLAATSRTADLVVQRLFDLVLSFPGLILGLAVTAILGPGRWPVVIIIALAEVPYFGRQLRAGVLVQREREYALAARVGGAGRARVLLRHVLPNAVDPLIVQGAVALSVGVFIEGALSFLGLGVRPPEPTLGSLISGSVAYLDTNPLLAAAPLAVTTALVLGFTLLAEALNRGART, encoded by the coding sequence GGGGCGTCAGCGGGCTGGTGCTGGTCGGGACGGTGGCGCTGGCCGGGCTGCTGGCGCCGCTGCTGGCCGGCGCCGACCCGGACGCGCAGGGCCCGCAGGCGCTGGCCGGCCCGAGCGGCGCGCACCCGCTGGGCACCGACGACATCGGGCGGGACCTGCTCAGCCGGCTCCTGCACGGCATCCTGACCGACCTGTCGATCATCCTGACGGCCGTTCCGGCGGGCGCGCTGACCGGTGCGGGGCTGGCCCTGCTGGCGGCCACCTCGCGGACCGCCGACCTGGTGGTGCAGCGGCTGTTCGACCTGGTGCTGTCCTTTCCCGGGCTGATCCTCGGCCTGGCGGTGACGGCGATCCTCGGGCCGGGCCGCTGGCCGGTGGTGATCATCATCGCGCTGGCCGAAGTGCCGTACTTCGGACGGCAGTTGCGGGCGGGCGTACTGGTGCAGCGGGAGCGCGAGTACGCGCTGGCCGCCCGGGTCGGCGGCGCGGGCCGGGCCCGGGTGCTGCTGCGGCACGTGCTGCCGAACGCGGTCGATCCGCTGATCGTGCAGGGCGCGGTCGCCCTGTCGGTGGGCGTCTTCATCGAGGGCGCGCTCAGCTTCCTCGGCCTGGGCGTCCGCCCGCCGGAGCCCACCCTGGGCAGCCTGATCAGCGGCTCGGTCGCCTACCTGGACACGAACCCGCTGCTGGCCGCCGCCCCGCTGGCCGTCACCACCGCCCTCGTCCTCGGCTTCACCCTGCTGGCCGAGGCCCTGAACCGGGGGGCGCGCACATGA